One genomic segment of Lampris incognitus isolate fLamInc1 chromosome 2, fLamInc1.hap2, whole genome shotgun sequence includes these proteins:
- the LOC130108264 gene encoding G-protein coupled receptor 22-like translates to METEGYSDLLETSDGQGAGVLDGGVGAGVEEGWSTPYPLAFQVSLTTVLMLELALGFSSNLTVLVLYCAQSNLVDSVSNLVTVNLHVLDILVCVLCLPLTVAVILVPADGGGVGSLATLCCFHEACVTFTSVATAVNVLVISLDRYDISVRPASRLLTPRRAALLLAAVWAVSLAVFFLPFLEGDFFSSGAEESENEDVEGRNVEPELATGLTPTLSSASSFSPSASPTSSSSRHLPPVWQNRTLLCVGGQGYHTGLAMYYHLLLQVPCFFIAVAVMLFTYSRILQALNIRIGSHMMRGTRTKDSGCRIRRRKPKRKDLCLGTEGLSSSQSQHLTHPPLIPSPTPTPTSPPPLSAVPQVVSDSGATVTTVTTAATTPIATTPATPASQTLASLSTPAQATSPQPTSSMGVQASVSAIIALRRAVRRHRDRRERQRRVLKMSLIIISTFLGCWAPLSAVNVLILCLGPSDGLVRLRLCFLAMAYGTTIFHPLLYAFTRQKLRRALKTRVKKRVVSLLQVDPAPIGGTVIPNSWVEGGGQRKGRKPRVEASDGTDRCRTEAVKE, encoded by the coding sequence ATGGAGACCGAAGGCTACAGCGACTTGCTGGAGACCAGCGATGGTCAGGGAGCAGGCGTCCTGGATGGAGGGGTTGGAGCAGGGGTGGAGGAGGGGTGGAGTACGCCCTACCCCCTGGCCTTCCAGGTGTCCCTGACCACtgtgctgatgctggagctggcGTTGGGCTTCAGCAGCAACCTAACTGTACTCGTGCTCTACTGTGCCCAGTCCAACCTCGTGGACTCAGTCAGCAACCTGGTGACAGTCAACCTCCACGTGCTGGACATCCTTGTATGTGTGCTGTGCCTGCCGCTGACAGTGGCCGTGATACTCGTGCCGGCCGACGGAGGTGGAGTCGGCAGCCTGGCCACGCTGTGCTGCTTTCACGAGGCCTGTGTGACCTTCACTAGTGTGGCCACAGCGGTCAACGTGCTGGTCATCAGCTTGGACCGCTATGACATCTCGGTGCGGCCAGCCAGCCGCCTGCTGACCCCGAGGCGTGCGGCGTTGCTCCTGGCTGCCGTCTGGGCTGTGTCTTTGGCCGTCTTCTTCCTGCCCTTCCTCGAGGGGGATTTCTTTTCATCCGGAGCAGAAGAAAGTGAGAATGAAGACGTGGAAGGCCGGAACGTTGAACCTGAGCTGGCCACTGGACTGACCCCCACGCTGTCCTCTGCCTCGTCCTTCTCCCCGTCCGCATCTCCTACCTCCTCCTCTTCACGCCACCTGCCTCCTGTGTGGCAGAACCGGACACTGCTGTGTGTAGGGGGGCAGGGCTACCACACAGGCCTGGCTATGTATTACCACCTGTTGCTCCAGGTGCCCTGCTTCTTCATTGCCGTGGCTGTCATGCTGTTCACCTACTCCAGGATCCTGCAGGCCCTCAACATCCGCATTGGCTCCCACATGATGAGGGGAACGCGCACCAAGGATTCGGGCTGCAGGATCCGTCGCAGGAAGCCCAAGAGGAAGGACCTATGTCTGGGTACAGAGGGGCTGTCCTccagccagagccagcacctCACCCACCCTCCCCTCATCCCATCCCCCACCCCTACTCCAACgtcaccccctcccctctccgCTGTCCCTCAAGTGGTATCTGACAGTGGCGCGACGGTCACCACGGTCACCACTGCTGCCACTACACCAATCGCAACCACACCTGCCACCCCAGCTTCACAGACCCTGGCCTCACTGTCCACCCCAGCCCAGGCCACCTCACCACAACCCACCTCTTCCATGGGTGTCCAGGCGTCGGTGTCTGCCATCATCGCCTTGAGGCGGGCCGTGCGAAGACACCGGGACCGTCGGGAACGTCAGCGGCGTGTCCTGAAGATGTCCCtgatcatcatatccacatttctGGGCTGCTGGGCCCCTCTGTCAGCGGTCAATGTGCTGATCCTGTGTCTTGGCCCCAGTGATGGTTTGGTGCGGCTGCGCCTCTGCTTCCTGGCTATGGCCTATGGAACCACCatctttcaccccctcctctaTGCTTTCACCAGGCAGAAGCTGCGCCGTGCGCTCAAAACGCGTGTCAAGAAAAGGGTGGTGTCCCTACTGCAGGTGGACCCGGCGCCCATCGGGGGGACCGTAATTCCCAACTCCTGGGTGGAAGGAGGGGGTCAACGGAAGGGACGCAAACCACGGGTTGAGGCCAGTGATGGTACTGATCGATGCCGCACAGAGGCAGTGAAGGAATGA